ATCCGGCGTATGGTAATCTCTCTCATTGTCTCTCCTCAGTCAACACGGATAATCTTGACGTGTTTACCCACCCAATCAGGGGGTAGGTAGACCCTTCCACTGTTCCCGGCGGCTTTGACAACCTTCTCTATCATCTCCTGTCCATACACTTCGAACTTCGACGGGGTCGCCCTAGACCTTCTCGTCATCTGCCCTCCCTGGCCCTTACGGTTACTTTGTAGTCACAATGTAGTCGTAAGGTAGCAAACTCGTATTGAAAGCTCCCTTAATAAATTTTTCTAACAGGGGGAGGTGAGCCCCAAGGCACCGGCTAGCCAAACGGTTCAAACAGGCGACCATGGGAAAACAATAATAGCGAGGAGGAGAATCAAAAGACGCCATGAGGAAGCGGGTTCTGGCCAAATTCGCAGAGCGGGGTGCGCTCCTCCAGCCAGCCGCACTCGAATATATCCTGAGCCAGCCTGACCCCTTCGCCCTCTCCGATAAGGTTCTCGCGAGAGAAGCTGAAAACCGGCTTCTTTACACACTTAAAGATGTGAAGCAAACGGTCGTCTCTGAGGAGGCTCCCTCACCCCTCCGGACTCCCTCTTCCTCTGAGGTCCCCTCACAGTCCTCAGGTGAGGTTTCTGCATCGGAAAAACAAAAGCTCAGGACCGGTAGCGGACCGGTCATCCTCAAGGACGTCACGGGGAACTCTACCTGTTGTGGCCAGCTTCAGGACTTCGTTGGATATTTCGGAGACAGGATGAGGCGTCTGAGGGGCCTCTTGCGGCAGAGGCGGGAGCTCACCGGCGCCGTCAGCATATCTGCATTGAAGGGGCGGAAACACGACAACGAAGTGCGGACGATAGGGATGGTTGTGGACATCCGGAGGACGGCTGGCGGGCGTATCATCGCCGAT
This genomic stretch from Thermoplasmata archaeon harbors:
- a CDS encoding DUF2080 family transposase-associated protein; translation: MTRRSRATPSKFEVYGQEMIEKVVKAAGNSGRVYLPPDWVGKHVKIIRVD